The Lemur catta isolate mLemCat1 chromosome 8, mLemCat1.pri, whole genome shotgun sequence genome has a segment encoding these proteins:
- the LOC123643794 gene encoding eukaryotic initiation factor 4A-I-like, with product MRDPIRILVKKEELTLEGIRQFYINVEREEWKLDTLCDLYETLTITQAVIFINTRRKVDWLTEKMHARDFTVSAMHGDMDQKERDVIMREFRSGSSRVLITTDLLARGIDVQQVSLVINYDLPTNRENYIHRIGHGGRFGRKGVAINMVTEEDKRTLRDIETFYNTSIEEMPLNVADLI from the coding sequence ATGAGGGACCCCATCCGGATTCTTGTCAAAAAGGAAGAGTTAACCCTGGAGGGTATCCGACAATTCTACATCAATGTGGAACGAGAGGAGTGGAAGCTGGACACGCTGTGTGACTTGTATGAAACCCTGACCATCACCCAGGCAGTCATCTTCATCAACACCCGAAGGAAGGTCGATTGGCTCACTGAGAAGATGCATGCCCGAGATTTCACTGTTTCTGCCATGCATGGAGATATGGACCAAAAAGAACGAGATGTGATCATGAGGGAGTTCCGTTCTGGCTCTAGCCGAGTATTGATTACCACTGACCTGCTGGCCAGAGGCATTGATGTGCAGCAGGTTTCTTTAGTCATCAACTATGACCTTCCTACCAACAGGGAAAACTACATTCACAGAATTGGTCATGGTGGACGATTTGGCCGTAAGGGTGTGGCTATTAACATGGTGACAGAAGAAGACAAGAGGACTCTTCGAGACATCGAGACCTTCTACAACACCTCCATTGAGGAGATGCCCCTCAATGTTGCTGACCTCATCTGA